A DNA window from Helianthus annuus cultivar XRQ/B chromosome 15, HanXRQr2.0-SUNRISE, whole genome shotgun sequence contains the following coding sequences:
- the LOC110910459 gene encoding probable serine/threonine-protein kinase PBL25 has protein sequence MGCFSCFPRQEKKGNMNLFLCFSTDGSTEGKRQNMNSFSSFSTEGKKGKIDSCFTTQGSPDGKKRSRNCFSCFQSREGKTRKKNCFACFQAQDSTQRKTRTMKCFSCVQTQDSTQGKTRKMNCFTCFQVQYSKQEKKHKRRIKRRNIKLFPKKRKKDSTTEKTRKTKSSSCFPVQRKIRCKWLRRGKGKRRHTPLLPFKNTKRVLPEVTIQDVVFPLAKRNKYANNNVEARNFTFKELAIATKNFKEECVLGEGGFGRVYKGKLEKTGEIVAVKQLNREGKQGNGEFLVEVMMLSHLSHQHLVKLVGYCSEGDQRLLVYEYMHAGSLENHLLDLLPGKPPLDWSTRIKVALHTAQGLEYLHETNKPPIIYRDLKSSNILLDKDFNAKLSDFGLAKIGPVGDKAHVTSRVMGTVGYCAPEYQRTGRLTVKSDIYSYGVVLLELITGRRAVDLTRKTEELHLVRWAETRIKDPKKYSELVDPLLDGHYPRASLSQVLAIAAMCLSTDASVRPSISDVVAALDSLVQDPIPSK, from the exons ATGGGTTGTTTTTCGTGTTTTCCGAGACAAGAAAAGAAAGGGAACATGAAcctttttttgtgtttttcaacCGATGGTTCGACAGAAGGAAAGAGGCAAAACATGAACAGTTTTTCAAGTTTTTCGACGGAGGGAAAGAAAGGGAAGATAGATTCATGTTTTACAACACAAGGTTCGCCAGACGGAAAGAAACGAAGCAGGAATTGTTTTTCGTGTTTTCAAAGCCGAGAAGGAAAGACACGAAAGAAGAATTGTTTTGCATGCTTCCAGGCACAAGATTCGACACAAAGGAAGACGAGAACAATGAAATGTTTTTCGTGTGTCCAAACTCAAGATTCTACACAAGGAAAGACACGAAAGATGAATTGTTTTACATGTTTTCAGGTACAATACTCGAAACAAGAAAAGAAACACAAGAGACGAATAAAGAGGCGTAACATCAAGTTATTTCCCAAAAAACGAAAGAAAGATTCTACAACAGAGAAAACCCGAAAAACAAAATCTTCTTCGTGTTTTCCCGTTCAAAGAAAGATAAGATGTAAATGGCTGAGAAGGGGAAAAGGAAAACGACGACACACACCTCTTCTTCCATTTA AGAATACGAAAAGGGTATTGCCCGAGGTCACAATCCAAGACGTCGTTTTCCCGTTAGCTAAAAGAAACAAGTATGCTAACAACAATGTAGAAGCCAGAAACTTCACCTTTAAGGAATTAGCTATAGCAACAAAGAACTTCAAAGAAGAATGTGTTCTCGGGGAAGGAGGTTTCGGACGGGTTTACAAGGGAAAACTTGAAAAAACCGGCGAG ATTGTAGCGGTAAAGCAGTTAAATCGGGAAGGGAAGCAAGGAAATGGGGAATTTCTTGTGGAGGTTATGATGTTAAGCCATCTTAGTCATCAACACTTGGTAAAGCTAGTCGGATATTGTTCGGAAGGAGATCAAAGACTTCTTGTATACGAGTATATGCACGCCGGTTCTCTGGAAAACCATCTACTAG ACCTTTTGCCTGGGAAGCCGCCACTTGATTGGTCAACAAGGATTAAAGTTGCCTTGCACACGGCACAAGGTTTAGAATATTTGCACGAGACTAACAAACCGCCCATTATCTATCGTGACCTAAAGTCATCCAACATACTGCTTGACAAGGATTTTAACGCAAAGTTATCTGATTTCGGGCTAGCCAAGATAGGTCCGGTCGGTGATAAGGCACATGTCACATCAAGGGTGATGGGAACAGTTGGATATTGTGCACCCGAGTATCAAAGGACAGGTAGGTTAACCGTAAAATCAGATATTTACAGCTATGGGGTCGTGTTGTTGGAACTCATTACAGGAAGGAGAGCCGTTGATTTGACAAGGAAAACCGAAGAGCTACATCTCGTCCGTTGG GCGGAAACAAGGATCAAGGACCCAAAGAAATACTCTGAACTGGTTGATCCACTTCTTGATGGACATTACCCACGGGCCAGTTTGAGCCAAGTGTTAGCCATAGCAGCCATGTGTCTCAGTACAGATGCATCGGTCCGCCCATCGATCAGCGATGTGGTTGCCGCCCTTGATTCCCTTGTGCAGGATCCAATACCATCAAAATGA